In Rhineura floridana isolate rRhiFlo1 chromosome 1, rRhiFlo1.hap2, whole genome shotgun sequence, the following proteins share a genomic window:
- the LOC133375621 gene encoding Golgi-associated RAB2 interactor protein 4-like isoform X3 yields MGVLASSPSLLLPDLMIIARVKKGVKTTKAMVKDLEITRLIPLHLVEIFVHNVNERQLKVKLATGRKYYLQLCAPKGDENVLFERWIRLAYMLHVASGRISDPVSFASKESGLHTIWKSASLRATSEKQPWLPAITGAQSAEKLKEQLRQASLARSMSRSTESDLASQHSILKSGFASQGSVGISPQKEYTSREQSQSSAPKLMSKSATKQSPGSQVGLSGFRRPSESQKQSMLKQVSPHSFPRSRASVGAGPSQPFAVSEAARPSIPRTSLECEPEPVKLQRSKKSRSLVQTLATTLSQEDSSETHKEKESAAKSLDRSPGPSKPVTPSSRQGRKGPASQSPSTKQSRPASGGVSTKAPAASPAPKSRALEAAGPSDAYDVSVAAGPSEVGAKSMAAGPSRPTSQPAQMTSEKPAAAVAPSEPGSRGQESAAHSQTTNVKSKEPSKAQSSRPQTSLSRSPKKGRSTSWSPSRKEKKSGLQVHRTTASVAVGPFQQGWKTVGVGPSMVVGLITSRPQSGALGTDKESKDLAKQIQPNSAAGKQEPPRSQKSKNKLKKALSSARQRSSLTFVTIYSVLSSSMQKLKLSKSREDSKVAVKPSKRVTISGVIGPSGKSVPDEKKEEEEAGNPELHTVDNLRMDAGSSAAAMMETHTDRPPPQSHASMGEGAPEAESCSWGWQLRSS; encoded by the exons CAGCCCATCTCTACTACTTCCTGACCTGATGATCATTGCCCGAGTAAAGAAAGGTGTCAAAACCACAAAGGCAATGGTGAAAGACCTGGAGATCACTCG GTTGATCCCTCTACACCTGGTGGAGATTTTTGTGCATAACGTGAATGAGCGACAGCTGAAAGTAAAGTTGGCAACAGGGCGAAAATATTATCTGCAACTCTGTGCCCCCAAAGGGGATGAGAACGTCCTCTTTGAGCGCTGGATTCGCCTTGCTTACATGTTGCACGTGGCCAGCGGCAGGATCAGTGATCCAGTCAGCTTCGCCTCTAAGGAATCGGGGCTTCACACGATATGGAAGAGTGCTAGCTTGCGTGCTACATCTGAGAAG CAGCCTTGGCTCCCAGCCATCACGGGTGCACAGTCCGCGGAAAAGCTGAAGGAGCAGCTACGTCAGGCCAGCTTGGCCAGGAGCATGTCAAGATCCAC GGAAAGTGACCTTGCTTCACAACACAGCATCCTCAAATCAG GTTTTGCTTCTCAAGGATCAGTTGGAATCTCACCCCAAAAG GAATACACTTCCAGAGAACAGTCTCAGTCTTCTGCTCCCAAGTTGATGAGCAAGAGTGCAACTAAGCAGTCACCAGGATCCCAGGTTGGCCTTTCCGGATTCCGCAGACCTTCCGAATCACAGAAGCAATCCATGCTTAAGCAGGTTTCTCCTCACTCCTTCCCACGATCTCGAGCTTCAGTGGGAGCAGGACCTTCTCAGCCATTTGCCGTGTCTGAGGCAGCACGTCCCTCCATTCCTAGAACATCATTAGAATGTGAACCTGAACCTGTGAAACTACAAAGGAGCAAAAAATCCAGATCTTTGGTACAAACCCTAGCCACTACACTCTCACAAGAGGACAGCTCCGAGACACACAAGGAGAAGGAGTCTGCTGCCAAATCTCTGGACAGAAGTCCTGGCCCATCAAAGCCAGTCACACCTTCATCACGacaaggaagaaaaggcccagcttcCCAGAGCCCTTCCACAAAGCAGAGTCGGCCTGCATCCGGAGGTGTTTCAACAAAAGCACCAGCAGCCAGTCCGGCCCCCAAATCCCGTGCCTTAGAGGCGGCAGGTCCGTCAGATGCATATGATGTTTCAGTGGCTGCTGGACCTTCTGAAGTGGGTGCCAAGTCAATGGCAGCTGGCCCATCCAGACCAACCAGTCAGCCAGCTCAAATGACTTCTGAGAAACCTGCAGCCGCAGTTGCTCCTTCTGAGCCAGGGAGTCGGGGCCAGGAAAGTGCCGCACATTCACAGACAACAAATGTGAAATCCAAGGAGCCTAGCAAGGCACAGAGTAGCAGGCCACAGACGTCTTTAAGCCGCTCCCCAAAGAAGGGGCGCTCCACTTCTTGGAGCCCATCACGGAAGGAAAAGAAGTCTGGGCTACAAGTCCACAGGACAACAGCATCAGTAGCAGTGGGGCCTTTTCAACAAGGCTGGAAGACTGTGGGTGTGGGGCCCTCCATGGTGGTTGGCCTGATTACAAGCAGGCCCCAGAGCGGAGCACTGGGAACAGATAAAGAAAGTAAAGATCTAGCCAAGCAGATCCAGCCAAACAGTGCTGCAGGGAAACAGGAACCCCCCAG GAGCCAGAAGTCCAAGAACAAACTGAAAAAGGCTCTGAGTTCAG CTCGACAAAGAAGCAGCCTTACTTTTGTAACCATCTATAGTGTCCTGTCCTCATCTATGCAGAAACTGAAACTGTCAAAAAGCAGGGAAGATTCTAAG GTGGCTGTCAAACCTTCCAAACGTGTAACAATCTCAGGCGTGATTGGCCCATCAGGGAAAAGTGTCCCGGATgagaagaaggaggaagaagaggcaggaaaTCCTGAGCTCCACACAGTTGACAATCTGAGGATGGATGCAGGCTCCAGTGCAGCAGCTATGATGGAGACACATACAGACCGCCCACCCCCACAGTCCCACGCTTCAATGGGAGAAGGAGCCCCTGAGGCAGAGTCCTGCAGTTGGGGGTGGCAACTCAGAAGCAGCTGA
- the LOC133375621 gene encoding Golgi-associated RAB2 interactor protein 4-like isoform X2: MGVLASSPSLLLPDLMIIARVKKGVKTTKAMVKDLEITRLIPLHLVEIFVHNVNERQLKVKLATGRKYYLQLCAPKGDENVLFERWIRLAYMLHVASGRISDPVSFASKESGLHTIWKSASLRATSEKPWLPAITGAQSAEKLKEQLRQASLARSMSRSTESDLASQHSILKSGFASQGSVGISPQKEYTSREQSQSSAPKLMSKSATKQSPGSQVGLSGFRRPSESQKQSMLKQVSPHSFPRSRASVGAGPSQPFAVSEAARPSIPRTSLECEPEPVKLQRSKKSRSLVQTLATTLSQEDSSETHKEKESAAKSLDRSPGPSKPVTPSSRQGRKGPASQSPSTKQSRPASGGVSTKAPAASPAPKSRALEAAGPSDAYDVSVAAGPSEVGAKSMAAGPSRPTSQPAQMTSEKPAAAVAPSEPGSRGQESAAHSQTTNVKSKEPSKAQSSRPQTSLSRSPKKGRSTSWSPSRKEKKSGLQVHRTTASVAVGPFQQGWKTVGVGPSMVVGLITSRPQSGALGTDKESKDLAKQIQPNSAAGKQEPPRSQKSKNKLKKALSSARQRSSLTFVTIYSVLSSSMQKLKLSKSREDSKQVAVKPSKRVTISGVIGPSGKSVPDEKKEEEEAGNPELHTVDNLRMDAGSSAAAMMETHTDRPPPQSHASMGEGAPEAESCSWGWQLRSS; this comes from the exons CAGCCCATCTCTACTACTTCCTGACCTGATGATCATTGCCCGAGTAAAGAAAGGTGTCAAAACCACAAAGGCAATGGTGAAAGACCTGGAGATCACTCG GTTGATCCCTCTACACCTGGTGGAGATTTTTGTGCATAACGTGAATGAGCGACAGCTGAAAGTAAAGTTGGCAACAGGGCGAAAATATTATCTGCAACTCTGTGCCCCCAAAGGGGATGAGAACGTCCTCTTTGAGCGCTGGATTCGCCTTGCTTACATGTTGCACGTGGCCAGCGGCAGGATCAGTGATCCAGTCAGCTTCGCCTCTAAGGAATCGGGGCTTCACACGATATGGAAGAGTGCTAGCTTGCGTGCTACATCTGAGAAG CCTTGGCTCCCAGCCATCACGGGTGCACAGTCCGCGGAAAAGCTGAAGGAGCAGCTACGTCAGGCCAGCTTGGCCAGGAGCATGTCAAGATCCAC GGAAAGTGACCTTGCTTCACAACACAGCATCCTCAAATCAG GTTTTGCTTCTCAAGGATCAGTTGGAATCTCACCCCAAAAG GAATACACTTCCAGAGAACAGTCTCAGTCTTCTGCTCCCAAGTTGATGAGCAAGAGTGCAACTAAGCAGTCACCAGGATCCCAGGTTGGCCTTTCCGGATTCCGCAGACCTTCCGAATCACAGAAGCAATCCATGCTTAAGCAGGTTTCTCCTCACTCCTTCCCACGATCTCGAGCTTCAGTGGGAGCAGGACCTTCTCAGCCATTTGCCGTGTCTGAGGCAGCACGTCCCTCCATTCCTAGAACATCATTAGAATGTGAACCTGAACCTGTGAAACTACAAAGGAGCAAAAAATCCAGATCTTTGGTACAAACCCTAGCCACTACACTCTCACAAGAGGACAGCTCCGAGACACACAAGGAGAAGGAGTCTGCTGCCAAATCTCTGGACAGAAGTCCTGGCCCATCAAAGCCAGTCACACCTTCATCACGacaaggaagaaaaggcccagcttcCCAGAGCCCTTCCACAAAGCAGAGTCGGCCTGCATCCGGAGGTGTTTCAACAAAAGCACCAGCAGCCAGTCCGGCCCCCAAATCCCGTGCCTTAGAGGCGGCAGGTCCGTCAGATGCATATGATGTTTCAGTGGCTGCTGGACCTTCTGAAGTGGGTGCCAAGTCAATGGCAGCTGGCCCATCCAGACCAACCAGTCAGCCAGCTCAAATGACTTCTGAGAAACCTGCAGCCGCAGTTGCTCCTTCTGAGCCAGGGAGTCGGGGCCAGGAAAGTGCCGCACATTCACAGACAACAAATGTGAAATCCAAGGAGCCTAGCAAGGCACAGAGTAGCAGGCCACAGACGTCTTTAAGCCGCTCCCCAAAGAAGGGGCGCTCCACTTCTTGGAGCCCATCACGGAAGGAAAAGAAGTCTGGGCTACAAGTCCACAGGACAACAGCATCAGTAGCAGTGGGGCCTTTTCAACAAGGCTGGAAGACTGTGGGTGTGGGGCCCTCCATGGTGGTTGGCCTGATTACAAGCAGGCCCCAGAGCGGAGCACTGGGAACAGATAAAGAAAGTAAAGATCTAGCCAAGCAGATCCAGCCAAACAGTGCTGCAGGGAAACAGGAACCCCCCAG GAGCCAGAAGTCCAAGAACAAACTGAAAAAGGCTCTGAGTTCAG CTCGACAAAGAAGCAGCCTTACTTTTGTAACCATCTATAGTGTCCTGTCCTCATCTATGCAGAAACTGAAACTGTCAAAAAGCAGGGAAGATTCTAAG CAGGTGGCTGTCAAACCTTCCAAACGTGTAACAATCTCAGGCGTGATTGGCCCATCAGGGAAAAGTGTCCCGGATgagaagaaggaggaagaagaggcaggaaaTCCTGAGCTCCACACAGTTGACAATCTGAGGATGGATGCAGGCTCCAGTGCAGCAGCTATGATGGAGACACATACAGACCGCCCACCCCCACAGTCCCACGCTTCAATGGGAGAAGGAGCCCCTGAGGCAGAGTCCTGCAGTTGGGGGTGGCAACTCAGAAGCAGCTGA
- the LOC133375621 gene encoding Golgi-associated RAB2 interactor protein 4-like isoform X1 codes for MGVLASSPSLLLPDLMIIARVKKGVKTTKAMVKDLEITRLIPLHLVEIFVHNVNERQLKVKLATGRKYYLQLCAPKGDENVLFERWIRLAYMLHVASGRISDPVSFASKESGLHTIWKSASLRATSEKQPWLPAITGAQSAEKLKEQLRQASLARSMSRSTESDLASQHSILKSGFASQGSVGISPQKEYTSREQSQSSAPKLMSKSATKQSPGSQVGLSGFRRPSESQKQSMLKQVSPHSFPRSRASVGAGPSQPFAVSEAARPSIPRTSLECEPEPVKLQRSKKSRSLVQTLATTLSQEDSSETHKEKESAAKSLDRSPGPSKPVTPSSRQGRKGPASQSPSTKQSRPASGGVSTKAPAASPAPKSRALEAAGPSDAYDVSVAAGPSEVGAKSMAAGPSRPTSQPAQMTSEKPAAAVAPSEPGSRGQESAAHSQTTNVKSKEPSKAQSSRPQTSLSRSPKKGRSTSWSPSRKEKKSGLQVHRTTASVAVGPFQQGWKTVGVGPSMVVGLITSRPQSGALGTDKESKDLAKQIQPNSAAGKQEPPRSQKSKNKLKKALSSARQRSSLTFVTIYSVLSSSMQKLKLSKSREDSKQVAVKPSKRVTISGVIGPSGKSVPDEKKEEEEAGNPELHTVDNLRMDAGSSAAAMMETHTDRPPPQSHASMGEGAPEAESCSWGWQLRSS; via the exons CAGCCCATCTCTACTACTTCCTGACCTGATGATCATTGCCCGAGTAAAGAAAGGTGTCAAAACCACAAAGGCAATGGTGAAAGACCTGGAGATCACTCG GTTGATCCCTCTACACCTGGTGGAGATTTTTGTGCATAACGTGAATGAGCGACAGCTGAAAGTAAAGTTGGCAACAGGGCGAAAATATTATCTGCAACTCTGTGCCCCCAAAGGGGATGAGAACGTCCTCTTTGAGCGCTGGATTCGCCTTGCTTACATGTTGCACGTGGCCAGCGGCAGGATCAGTGATCCAGTCAGCTTCGCCTCTAAGGAATCGGGGCTTCACACGATATGGAAGAGTGCTAGCTTGCGTGCTACATCTGAGAAG CAGCCTTGGCTCCCAGCCATCACGGGTGCACAGTCCGCGGAAAAGCTGAAGGAGCAGCTACGTCAGGCCAGCTTGGCCAGGAGCATGTCAAGATCCAC GGAAAGTGACCTTGCTTCACAACACAGCATCCTCAAATCAG GTTTTGCTTCTCAAGGATCAGTTGGAATCTCACCCCAAAAG GAATACACTTCCAGAGAACAGTCTCAGTCTTCTGCTCCCAAGTTGATGAGCAAGAGTGCAACTAAGCAGTCACCAGGATCCCAGGTTGGCCTTTCCGGATTCCGCAGACCTTCCGAATCACAGAAGCAATCCATGCTTAAGCAGGTTTCTCCTCACTCCTTCCCACGATCTCGAGCTTCAGTGGGAGCAGGACCTTCTCAGCCATTTGCCGTGTCTGAGGCAGCACGTCCCTCCATTCCTAGAACATCATTAGAATGTGAACCTGAACCTGTGAAACTACAAAGGAGCAAAAAATCCAGATCTTTGGTACAAACCCTAGCCACTACACTCTCACAAGAGGACAGCTCCGAGACACACAAGGAGAAGGAGTCTGCTGCCAAATCTCTGGACAGAAGTCCTGGCCCATCAAAGCCAGTCACACCTTCATCACGacaaggaagaaaaggcccagcttcCCAGAGCCCTTCCACAAAGCAGAGTCGGCCTGCATCCGGAGGTGTTTCAACAAAAGCACCAGCAGCCAGTCCGGCCCCCAAATCCCGTGCCTTAGAGGCGGCAGGTCCGTCAGATGCATATGATGTTTCAGTGGCTGCTGGACCTTCTGAAGTGGGTGCCAAGTCAATGGCAGCTGGCCCATCCAGACCAACCAGTCAGCCAGCTCAAATGACTTCTGAGAAACCTGCAGCCGCAGTTGCTCCTTCTGAGCCAGGGAGTCGGGGCCAGGAAAGTGCCGCACATTCACAGACAACAAATGTGAAATCCAAGGAGCCTAGCAAGGCACAGAGTAGCAGGCCACAGACGTCTTTAAGCCGCTCCCCAAAGAAGGGGCGCTCCACTTCTTGGAGCCCATCACGGAAGGAAAAGAAGTCTGGGCTACAAGTCCACAGGACAACAGCATCAGTAGCAGTGGGGCCTTTTCAACAAGGCTGGAAGACTGTGGGTGTGGGGCCCTCCATGGTGGTTGGCCTGATTACAAGCAGGCCCCAGAGCGGAGCACTGGGAACAGATAAAGAAAGTAAAGATCTAGCCAAGCAGATCCAGCCAAACAGTGCTGCAGGGAAACAGGAACCCCCCAG GAGCCAGAAGTCCAAGAACAAACTGAAAAAGGCTCTGAGTTCAG CTCGACAAAGAAGCAGCCTTACTTTTGTAACCATCTATAGTGTCCTGTCCTCATCTATGCAGAAACTGAAACTGTCAAAAAGCAGGGAAGATTCTAAG CAGGTGGCTGTCAAACCTTCCAAACGTGTAACAATCTCAGGCGTGATTGGCCCATCAGGGAAAAGTGTCCCGGATgagaagaaggaggaagaagaggcaggaaaTCCTGAGCTCCACACAGTTGACAATCTGAGGATGGATGCAGGCTCCAGTGCAGCAGCTATGATGGAGACACATACAGACCGCCCACCCCCACAGTCCCACGCTTCAATGGGAGAAGGAGCCCCTGAGGCAGAGTCCTGCAGTTGGGGGTGGCAACTCAGAAGCAGCTGA